The DNA segment ATTTCAGCCGCCTTTTCCAGATCATTGGCGGCGCCAAAAGTCAGCTCGTTCATAACCAACTTCTCAGCCTCCCTGCCGCCAAGCGCAGTTGCAATTCGTGATTCTAAATATGTTTGCGAGTAATTGTGCTTCTCATCCGGCAGTGACGTCATCAGGCCCAAAGCTCTCCCTCGGGGAATAATGGTGACTTTATGCACCGGGTCAGACTTTGGAACATTTGTGGTGACAATCACATGGCCGGCCTCATGGTAAGCCGTGACCCTTTTCTCGTCTTCCGTGATGATCATGCTCTTGCGTTCAGTCCCCATCATCACTTTGTCTTTTGCATACTCAAACTCCTGCATGTCAACCGTTTTTTTATTGTGGCGTGCTGCTAAAAGGGCAGCCTCGTTGACTAAATTAGCTAAATCCGCCCCGGAAAAACCAGGGGTGCCTTTTGCGAGTATATCAAGCGCGACGTTTTCCGAAATGGGTACATTTTTGGTGTGTACTTTCAAAATGCCCTCGCGGCCGCGAACATCCGGACGATCAACTACGATTTGCCGGTCGAATCTGCCGGGGCGAAGAAGCGCATGATCCAAAACATCGGGACGGTTGGTGGCAGCAAGTAAAATAACACCCTCATTTGATTCGAAGCCGTCCATTTCCACCAAAAGTTGATTCAACGTTTGTTCCCGCTCATCGTGTCCGCCGCCCAGCCCTGCGCCGCGATGCCGTCCGACAGCGTCGAGTTCATCGATGAAAATAATACAGGGAGCGCTTTTCTTACCCTGCTCGAACAGGTCCCGAACGCGCGAAGCGCCGACGCCGACAAACATCTCGACAAAATCAGCGCCGGACATGCTGAAGAAAGGTACGCCTGCTTCCCCCGCGACCGCTCTTGCCAGCAAAGTTTTCCCGGTTCCCGGAGGTCCAAGAAGTAAAGCGCCTTTCGGTAATTTACCGCCGAGTTTTTGAAATTTGTCAGGGTCTTTGAGAAAATCAATGATTTCTAGTAACTCCTGCTTAGCCTCATCTGCGCCGGCCACATCATCAAAAGTAACTTTTGACTGATTTTGGGTTATCAATTTTGCGCGAGATTTCCCAAACGAAAAAATTCCCTTGGCGCCGCCGCCTTGCATTCGACGTAAAATAAAAATCCAAAAGACGCCAAACAAAATCCAGGGCAAAAGTTGAAATACATAATTCCACCATTCATTCGAAATGGCCTTAAATTCCAAAACCACATCGTATTCCCTGCTCCACTTTCCGGCTGTTTCATCATTTGGCGCTTCGGGCAGCGTGGTTTTAAATCTCATGTAATGGACGTTTTCGTCCGGGTCGACGGCTTCTACATGCAATTCCCCATGGAATGCCTTGTCTTCAATGAAGGCTTTTTTAATTTCTTTATTTTCAAGGTGCGCTTTAAATCTGGAATAATTGATCGCTAACTCGTTGCGCTCATCTAATGTAAATTTCTGTGAAAACCAAATGGATATCACAATGATAATAAGCCAAAATGTTAAAGTCCGCGTGGCTTTCTTCCACTGGAAGTTTTCATCTTTTTTTTGCGGTTTATTGTTAGTTGAACGCTTAGTCGTTTTTCTTTTTTTGTTACTCACTGTTTTTTAACTTCCCTGGTTATAAGTTCCCAAATTACCGCATTAACTGTTTTCATTCAGTACATAAACTTCAGGTAAATTGCGAAATTTCTGTGCATAATCCAAACCGTAACCAACAACGAAGCGATTTGGAATTTTGAAGCCGATGTAATCAATATGATACGGAACTTGTGCGCCCTCTTCTTTTACTAATAATGAAACGAATTTTAAACTTTTCGGTTTAGTCCTTTCTATTTTTTTTCTCAAGTACTCAACAGAATATCCGGAATCGACAATATCCTCAACAACGATCACATGACGGTCATGTAAATGGGCATCTGTATCCTTCAACAACTTGACCTCCCTGGAAGTTTCCATTGCTTCGCCGTAGCTGGATATTTTTATAAAGTCGACTTCACAATCAATGTCAATGGCCCTGAAAAGATCGGCGCAGAAAATAAAACTGCCATTTAAAACGCCAACAAAAATCGGGCATTTACCCCGGTAGTCTTCCGATATTTTCTGTCCTAACTCCTTTACTTTCTCTTTTATTTCGGCGCCTGAAAGTAAAACTTTGGATTCCTTAGAATTTATAATTTTCGTCGTTTCTTCAAAACTCATTCGAAGGTTCTTTTATTTCCACTTTTAGGAGCTTGTCAGTTTCTTTTCTAACTTTAAATCGATTGTCAATACAATGGCCGCATAACCAGACAATTCCGGCGGGTGATTCCAAAATCGGAGTTACTTCGCGTAAATGATGAGGAA comes from the candidate division KSB1 bacterium genome and includes:
- the hpt gene encoding hypoxanthine phosphoribosyltransferase, yielding MSFEETTKIINSKESKVLLSGAEIKEKVKELGQKISEDYRGKCPIFVGVLNGSFIFCADLFRAIDIDCEVDFIKISSYGEAMETSREVKLLKDTDAHLHDRHVIVVEDIVDSGYSVEYLRKKIERTKPKSLKFVSLLVKEEGAQVPYHIDYIGFKIPNRFVVGYGLDYAQKFRNLPEVYVLNENS
- the ftsH gene encoding ATP-dependent zinc metalloprotease FtsH, coding for MIVISIWFSQKFTLDERNELAINYSRFKAHLENKEIKKAFIEDKAFHGELHVEAVDPDENVHYMRFKTTLPEAPNDETAGKWSREYDVVLEFKAISNEWWNYVFQLLPWILFGVFWIFILRRMQGGGAKGIFSFGKSRAKLITQNQSKVTFDDVAGADEAKQELLEIIDFLKDPDKFQKLGGKLPKGALLLGPPGTGKTLLARAVAGEAGVPFFSMSGADFVEMFVGVGASRVRDLFEQGKKSAPCIIFIDELDAVGRHRGAGLGGGHDEREQTLNQLLVEMDGFESNEGVILLAATNRPDVLDHALLRPGRFDRQIVVDRPDVRGREGILKVHTKNVPISENVALDILAKGTPGFSGADLANLVNEAALLAARHNKKTVDMQEFEYAKDKVMMGTERKSMIITEDEKRVTAYHEAGHVIVTTNVPKSDPVHKVTIIPRGRALGLMTSLPDEKHNYSQTYLESRIATALGGREAEKLVMNELTFGAANDLEKAAEIARKMVCEWGMSKKLGPLTFGKKEEEIFLGREIAKHRDYSERTAQIIDEEVTVIVEKAEKLAADILKKHLDQLHNLAAALLEREVLDGAEIGKILSGETLPVKVEEEQPKPPKKAKAKKAAVVDNLN